In the genome of Dermacentor andersoni chromosome 3, qqDerAnde1_hic_scaffold, whole genome shotgun sequence, one region contains:
- the LOC129383009 gene encoding globin-like, giving the protein MGNSPRKTGEVPDEMTGLTEHQKELVQATWRSFTSHNREYGALIFLSLFVKHPEYLRMFRNFRGKSVAQLKDDPIFRAHGCSIGYHVTSMVESLGDPASLEVLVRRNATEHLRRKGVKPHHFEVMGQCLMDVLRAREERVMTPEAIEGWGKFLTLMVRIIKDVFEKAAAERAERGSVASSASGIDDTGFTSPYQSAEITSGSRRTGEGSVSTMTAGSPRRPPSHKIGAGRKIGASKKGSVSQPAKLEDETPMLTPPAEVSPDNKHHDKP; this is encoded by the exons ATGGGCAACTCGCCGCGCAAGACCGGCGAGGTACCGGACGAGATGACGGGCCTTACCGAGCACCAGAAGGAGCTGGTCCAGGCAACGTGGCGCAGCTTCACCAGCCACAACCGCGAGTACGGCGCGCTCATCTTCCTCTCCTTGTTCGTCAAGCATCCCGAGTATCTGCGTATGTTTCGCAACTTCCGCGGCAAGAGCGTGGCCCAGCTCAAAGACGACCCGATATTCCGTGCCCACGGCTGCTCCATCGGTTACCACGTGACCTCCATGGTGGAAAGCCTCGGGGATCCGGCCTCCCTAGAGGTTCTGGTGCGCCGCAACGCAACCGAACACCTTCGCCGCAAGGGCGTCAAGCCGCACCACTTCGAAGTGATGGGCCAGTGCCTGATGGACGTCCTCCGGGCAAGGGAAGAGCGCGTGATGACGCCAGAAGCCATAGAAGGCTGGGGAAAGTTCCTCACG TTAATGGTGCGCATCATCAAGGACGTGTTCGAGAAGGCGGCCGCCGAGCGTGCCGAGCGTGGCTCGGTTGCCTCCTCGGCCAGCGGCATTGACGACACGGGCTTCACGTCACCCTACCAATCGGCCGAGATCACCAGCGGTAGTCGAAGGACGGGCGAAGGCTCGGTATCGACGATGACCGCCGGcagccccaggaggcctccgtcGCACAAGATTGGCGCTGGGCGGAAGATAGGCGCCTCCAAGAAGGGCAGCGTCTCCCAGCCTGCCAAGTTGGAGGACGAGACGCCAATGCTGACCCCACCAGCGGAGGTGTCGCCCGACAACAAGCACCACGACAAGCCGTAG